A DNA window from Luteibaculum oceani contains the following coding sequences:
- a CDS encoding T9SS type A sorting domain-containing protein encodes MIFRQLILLFAFLAFICSLSAQDNDTLIIYPNPFTDTAHFEIKNLEQDTITLRVFNRWGETIQSFYVNTVLSGNVKDTLVANSLEQGTYFVEYRVNSGEKNRLITKTQTTTIEDLYSNDEVLSIFPNPTQDELSIQAKEPIHSVELMDLVGKKLLFRDGMRGNTVKMELYNFIPGTYVVRVYLWNSKISKRIILH; translated from the coding sequence ATGATTTTCAGGCAGTTAATACTTCTTTTTGCATTTCTCGCATTCATATGCAGCCTTTCGGCTCAAGACAATGACACCCTTATCATTTACCCCAATCCATTTACCGATACTGCACATTTTGAAATTAAGAACCTCGAGCAGGATACTATTACCCTTCGGGTTTTTAATCGCTGGGGAGAAACAATCCAGTCCTTTTACGTTAATACCGTACTAAGTGGAAATGTAAAAGATACACTAGTTGCCAATTCTCTGGAGCAGGGAACCTACTTCGTTGAATATCGTGTTAACTCCGGGGAAAAAAATAGGCTCATTACTAAAACCCAAACAACAACCATAGAAGATCTTTACTCTAATGATGAGGTCCTTTCTATCTTTCCTAATCCTACACAAGATGAGCTAAGCATACAAGCCAAGGAGCCAATACATTCCGTGGAGCTCATGGATTTAGTTGGGAAAAAGCTGTTGTTTAGAGATGGTATGCGGGGAAATACAGTTAAGATGGAGCTATATAATTTTATTCCTGGGACCTATGTGGTAAGGGTTTATTTGTGGAACTCAAAAATTTCGAAGCGGATAATTTTACATTAA
- a CDS encoding TlpA disulfide reductase family protein encodes MNVPVGTRFFVEGNAICKEKDSTLFILAIDTSDFQLLSLDGEVAVKVNSNPHFNNNWRKIPPGTIPTPMSAEQFDVFQNYFKYHLIGKSVLPLLNNDSLNLVNLIEGRVVLLNFWYYGCIPCMAEIPALNMLDSIYRGDKNFKIYSLFRDSVKSKAGKLYFESTAKSSVNYENYLPVDIDLEIIPNSANVAKTLSIFGYPTNLLIDEKGIVRKIYAGASVNTEENIKSIQQIQFDIKKLLAEKKG; translated from the coding sequence TTGAATGTTCCAGTCGGAACAAGATTCTTTGTTGAAGGAAATGCCATCTGTAAAGAAAAAGACAGTACTCTTTTTATATTGGCCATAGACACATCAGATTTTCAACTGCTAAGCCTCGATGGAGAAGTTGCAGTCAAGGTAAATTCAAATCCTCATTTCAATAACAATTGGAGGAAAATTCCTCCAGGGACCATACCAACTCCAATGTCGGCTGAGCAATTTGATGTTTTCCAGAATTACTTTAAATATCATTTAATTGGTAAATCGGTTTTACCTCTTCTTAATAATGACTCTTTGAATCTTGTAAACCTGATAGAGGGTAGGGTTGTTCTCTTAAACTTTTGGTATTATGGATGTATTCCGTGTATGGCAGAAATTCCGGCACTTAATATGTTGGACTCCATATATAGGGGCGACAAAAATTTTAAAATTTACTCTCTTTTTAGGGATAGTGTGAAAAGTAAGGCCGGTAAGCTATATTTTGAATCTACTGCGAAGAGTTCGGTCAATTATGAAAATTATTTGCCAGTAGATATTGATCTCGAGATAATTCCTAATTCTGCAAATGTTGCAAAAACTCTTTCAATTTTTGGTTACCCCACGAATTTGTTGATAGATGAAAAAGGAATCGTGAGAAAAATTTATGCCGGTGCATCGGTAAATACTGAAGAAAATATTAAATCCATCCAGCAAATTCAATTCGATATCAAAAAACTTCTGGCAGAAAAAAAGGGGTAG